The DNA segment GCTGCTCGCCTCCCGGGGTGGGGGACGGGCGGACGGCCTTTGAGGATCAGCGCTTAATGGGCGGAGGGCGAGGGATCAAAAAATCCGCTCAAGCCCGGGGTGGGAAGGGCACCTGGGAGACGTTCCCGGCGCCCCCTTCCCGAAAACAGCGGTGCTTCAGGACAGCCTGGCCAGCTGGGCCTTCACTTCCTCGGAGATGGCCTTGCCCTCGGCCTTGCCCTGGACCTTGGGGTTCACGTTCTTCATGACCGCGCCCATGTCCTTGGGGCCCTTGGCGCCGACCTCGGCGATGGCGGCCTGGACGGCGGCGGTGAGCTCCGCCGGGGTGAGCTGCTGGGGCAGGTAGCGCTGCAGGACGGAGATCTCCTGCTCTTCCTTCTCCGCCAGCTCCGGACGGCCTCCGGCCTTGAACTGTTCGACGGAGTCGCGGCGCTGCTTGATGAGGGTGGCGATGACCTGCTGGATGCCCGCGTCGTCCAGCTCGCTGGCGCCCGGCTCGACCTCCTTGTACTTCACGGCGCTCTTGAGCATGCGCACCACGCTCAGGGTCAGCTCGTCCTTGGCCTTCATCGCGTCCTTCAGGTCCGCGGTCAGGCGCTCTTTCAGGGTGGTCATGTCGGGGTTCCTCCTCACAGGCGGGGAAAAGGGTCGCCGCGCCAGGGGATGGGACGGCGGGAACCAGGGCACCTGACGGCTTCAAGGCACCCCGGTTCCTCACTGCGGGACCGCTAGTACGACTTGCGGGCCTTCTTCACAGCGCGCTTCTTGGCGGCGAGGGCCTTCTTCTTCCGCTTCACGGAAGGCTTCTCGTAGTGCTCGCGCTTGCGGATCTCGGAAAGGATTCCGGCCTTCTCGGTGGCCTTCTTGAAGCGCTTGAGAGCGCTTTCGATGGACTCACCTTCCTTCACTCGAATACCGGGCATGCAGTCACCTCCTTCCGCCTAGCTGGATGCAATCTTGAAATCTTCAGAGGGTCGGGGGGTATGGCGCAGCGGGCCGGAAAAGGCAAGGAGACCCGCACGGAAAGGATGGGCCCGGGTGCGCTAGAGTGTCCGGCGCGTGTTCCGTCTCCTCCTCCTGGTGCTCCTGCTGGCGGCCAGCCCCTCCCGGGCCGGCACGGTCGCTTCCGAGTGCTGGGCCTCCTGCCGCCGCCACGTCGAGGACCCGTCGCTGCGCGCCCGCACCTGTGGGGCCTGCGTTACCGGAGGCCGGGTGGACAGCTGGGTGGCGTCCCTGGGGACGGGTGGGGCGGAGGCGCAGCGGGCCCTGGAGTCGGCGCTCCAGGACGGCAGCTGGCGGGTGCGCTGGGCCGCGGTGCGGACCGGGGCGCGGAGCCGAGGGCTGACGGAGCGGCGGGCCCTGGCGGACTGGATCATGGACACCCCGCCGGACGCGGACCTGGGGGCCTGCCTCACCGCCGTCCGGGCCGCCGCTGACACGGGCCGGTCCACGGCGGACTTCCTGCGGGAGGCCGGGGCCCGGGGCCCCTCCGCCGCCGCCCGGGTGTGGGCGAAGCGGGACGCCGTCCGCCAGTCGCTGTCACTGGAGATGTTCTCGCAGGAGCCGTCCGTGCGGCTGCCCGCGCTCCTGCACCTGGCCACCTTCCAGGGACGGTCGGCGACGCGCGTGGTGCTGGACGCGGTGGCGTCGCGGCCCGTCGCGGGCGACGCGGTGATGGCGGAACTCCTGTCCGCCGTCGCCGAGCGGCAGCGCGCGTCCGTGGGCCGACTGCTGCTGACGGAGGCGAAGCCCCCGGACGAGGCCGCCATCAACCGGCTCTTCGCCGTGTACTCGCGGGAGCTGGACGCGCTGCGGCCGGAGCTCTCCGCCGGTGACGTGCAGCGCCGGCGCACGGCGGTGGCCACCCTGCGCCGCTACGGTCCGCTGGCGAAGCGGGAGCTGGAGGCCGCGCTGGGGGACGAGGACGCGCGGATCCGCGAGCTGGCGGCGCGCGGGCTGGCGGAGTCGGCAGGGAAGCCCCTGCGGGACGTGGCGCTCCAGGGTGTGAAGGACGCGGAGACGGCGGAGGCCGCCCGGCCGTGGCTGGGCGCGATGGCCCACGAGAAGGGGTGCCACACCTTCCTGCGCGACGTGGCCGAGGGGCGCAACGCGCGGACGCCGGAGGTCCAGGGCGAGGCGGTGGCGTTCCTGGGGGACTGCTCGGACGGCTCTCCCCCCACCAGGCGGCTGGCGCCCTTTCTTGCCTCGAATGTGACTCCGGTGCGCGCGGGGGCCGTGCGCGCGCTGGGAACGCTGCCCCTCAACGGCGAGGCGATGGCGCTGGCGGCGAAGGCGCTGGAGGACGGGGCTCCGGAGGTGGTGGTGGCCGCGCTGGACGTGCTGTCCGCCTACCGGCAGCCGTCGCGAGGAGACGAGGCGGCGGGCCTGCTGGCGTCGGATCACCCGGTGGTGCGCGCGGCGGCGGCGCGCGCGCTGGAGTTCGTGGGCCGCACCGCGCACGTGCGCGTCCTGGCCGAGCGGCTGCGCACGGATGTGGTGGCGGACGTGCGCGTCGCGGCGGCGAGGTCGCTGTCCGCGCTTGGAGGACCGCAGGCCGTGGCGGCGCTCAGCGAGGCGGCGGCGCACGACGCGGACACGCACGTGAAGCACGTATCCGAGGAAGGGCTGCGAAGGCTCGGCTTCGGGCGCTGAAGGCTGGGGACACCGGAAGGTGGAGGCCCGTGGATCAGGCCCTCCACCCGAAGACGCTCACGGGCCGCTGATGGCCTTGGCGTCCACGCGGTTCCGGCCCGCGTGCTTGGCCCGGTAGAGGTACTTGTCCGCGGCGGAGATGAGGTCCTCCGGCTGGGAGAAGTCCGAGTCCAGGAGCGTCGCCACGCCCAGGCTGATGGTCACCTTGATGGGCGTGCCGCTGAAGATGAAGTCCGCGCGGTCCACCGCCACGCGGCAGCGCTCCGCGCACGCCAGGGCCGCGTCCTCCGCGGACTCGCGCAGCATCAGCGCGAACTCCTCGCCGCCGTAGCGCGCGAGCAGGTCCTCGGTGCGCACCGTGTCCGCGACCCGCTGCGCGATGCGCGTCAGCACGAAGTCGCCGGCCGGGTGGCCGTACACGTCGTTGATGCGCTTGAAGTGATCCACGTCGAAGAGCACCAGCGACAGCGGCACGCGGTGGCGCAGGCAGTACGCGAACTCCTTGCGCACCGTCTCCATGAAGTACTTCTTGTTGTAGACGCGGGTGAGGCCGTCGCGCGTGGCGGACTCGTAGATGCTGCGCTGGTACTGCTCCTCCAGCGCGTCCTGGATGCTGAACTTCAGCACCGTGTTGGAGCCGATTTGAATCTTGTCGCCGTCGTACAGCGGCGCCGCGCTCACCTTCAGGCCGTTCAAGTACGTGCCGTTGGTGCTGCCCAGGTCCACGAGCTGGAAGCGGCCGTCACCGATGGCGACGACCTTCGCGTGCTTGCGGGAGATGCCGTCGTCCTCCACCTGGAACTGGGCCTCCGAGCTGCGGCCCAGCACGACCTCCGAGCGGTCCAGCTTGAACATCCGCCCGATGCCGGCGGCGGACTTGGCGCTGATGACGATCAGATACGCGCTCTGCTGCTGGGCGCTGCCCAGCAGGTCCGAAATCGAATGGACGGAAGTTTTCTCCTCGGACATCGCACCTCCCATCTTAGGGGCCGCCTTTTCACGGCGGCAAGCACACCCACGCTCCTTTCCTGCACCCGGTGTCAGCCGACCCGCCCCACCCGTGCCGGCCGGCGCCGGTTTTTCTCCGGTGGAGGAACTGTCGGCCGCCCGACGGACAGCTCGCCCGCCACGGGCGTCCGGAGGAAGCGCGAGAGGGCCTCGCCCCCCCGGGGGTGCTCCGCCAGCCCCTGCATCAGCTTCACCAGCGCCGCGGACGGGGTCATGTCCGCACCGCCGACCGCCCCCTCCGCCAGCGCTTTCGCCCCGGACTCATAGAGCGTGAGGTCCACCCCGTTGCGGTAGGCCTGGCTCACCACCAACACCGGGATTCCCCGCTCCCGCGCCTGGACGAAGAGCGGCAGGAGCGAGCGGCCCAGCTCCGGCGCGATGGGCACGTTGCCCGCGCCGTACGCCTCCACCACCAGCCCCTTCACGTGCGGCAACAGCTGCAGGGGCAGGGCGGGGTCCAGCCCCGGGTACACCTTCAGGAGGAAGACGCGCGGATCCAGCTTCTCATGGAGGCGGAAGGGGCCCCGCGACGGGAGGCCCTTCTCGAAGGTGGCGTCCACGCCCAGCGTGCCCAGCACGGGGAAGTTGGGGCTCTCGAAGGCGTCGTACTCGGCCACCTTCACCTTGCGCGTGCGGTTGCCCCGGTAGAGGTGCGAGTCGAAGCAGATGGTCACCTCGCGCGGCCCCTGGAGCGCGGAGAGCACCGCGTCGATGAGGTTCAGCCGCGCGTCGGAGCGGATCTCCCCCAGCGGGCGCTGCGAGCCCGTCAGCACCACGGGGCAGGGCGGGTTTCGCAACATGAACGACAGCGCACTGGCCGTGAAGGCGAGCGTGTCCGTTCCGTGGGTCACCACCGCCCCGTCGAAGTCCTGCAGTCGACGGTGGAGGTGGACGGCCATCCGACTCCAGAGCTCCGGCTGCATCTCGGAGCTGTCCAGGTTGGAGAACAGCTCGAGCTCGATGTCGGCCAGTTGGAACAGCTCCGGGGCTCGCTTGCGGAGCGTCTTGAAGAAGGCCGCGGGACGCAGGGCGGAGGGCCGGCCACCGGCCATTCCGAGGGTGCCTCCGGTGTGCAGCAGCAGGACTCTGGGCATGGGCGAGGGGCCGTCTGCCAAAGGCCGCCTTGCTTTACAAGCCCGGCGCGCATGGCTAAACCCCGGAGCCGTGCTCCTCCCTCGATGGAAGCGTGTTGCTCCCGTGCTGGCCGCGGCGACCCTGATGGGCGCTGGCTGCACCAAGAGCGCGGAAGTTCCGGCCACCGCCAAGGCCCCGCCACCGGCCGCCAACCCGGCGGCTGCCCCCGCCGCGGCTCCGGCCGCGCCCCCCGCCGCGGAAGCGCCGTCGTCGGATCCGGCGCAGGCGCTGACGGGCATCCCCGGCATGGACTTCTCCGCGCTGCCCCCGGCGGCCAAGCGCGAGCTGGCCACGGTGTTCAGCGACGAGTTCTGCTACTGCGGCTGCCCCCACTCGCTGGGCGCGTGCCTCAAGCAGCACACGCCCTGCAAGCACGCGAAGCGCATGGCGCGGCTGTCCGCCCGGCTGGTGGCGGAGGGCGGCCCCGCGAGCGAGGTCATCGTCACGCTGTCGAAGTACTACGCGTCCTTCCGCGAGCCGCGCGTGCAGCTCAAGGTGGATCCGCGCATGTGCCAGGGCGACGCGAACGCGCCCGTGACGGTGGCGGAGTTCTCCGACTTCGAGTGCCCCTTCTGCGGCAAGGCCCGGCCCATCCTGGAGGGCTTCGCGAAGAAGCACCCCAGCGAGGTGCGCTTCTGCTACCTGCCGTTCCCGCTCTCCATGCACCCCAACGCCGTCCCGGCCGCGCAGGCGGTGCTGTGGGCGCGCGACCAGGGCAAGTTCTGGCAGATGCACGACGCGCTCTTCGGCCAGCAGGAGAACCTCAAGCCGGAGGCGCTGCCCGCGCTGGCGAAGTCGGTGGGCTTGGACGGGGACAAGCTGGCCGCGGTGCTGAAGACGGACCAGTACAAGAACGAGATCGAAGGCTTCCAGGCGCAGGGGCGCATGGCCTCCATCAACAGCACCCCGTCCGTGTTCTTCAACGGACGTGCCTACGAGCTGGGCTTCCAGGAAGGCCAGCTTGAGCACAGCATGGAGGACGAGGTGGAGTGGCGCGCGAACAACAACGCGTGGGCCGCTGACTGACCCTTCGATGAGCCAACGCTTCCGCATCGATGGCGCCACGCGGCTGGTCCCCGAGGACCGGTCCGGCATCCCCGCGCTCGCGGGACGCTCGGGGACGTACGCGCTGATGCCCACCGCGCCCGACCTGCTCGTCTTCTCCCGCACGCCGCCGGAAGGGGGCTCCATCCCCACGCCGCGCGTGGTGCTCTCCGGGGACGCGGGCGGCTTCCCGCTGTCCGACCTCATCGCGTTCCTCAGCCAGTCCCGCTGGAGCGGCGTCATCCGCGTGCACACGCCGGGCGGCGAGCGCTCCCTGACGCTGCGCGAGGGCGAGGTGCGCGGCGCCACCTCCGAGGAGCCCGCGGACCGGCTGGGCGAGGTGCTGGTGCGGCTGGGCTACGCGGACCGCGCGCAGGTGGAGGCGGTGCTGCGCGAGCAGTCGCCGTCGAAGCTGGGCCGGGCGCTGGTGGAGAAGGGCGTGCTCCAGGCGCACGACCTCTTCAAGTGCGTCACCCACCAAGTGAGCGAGATCTTCCACGCCATCGTGCTGTGCCGCGAGGGGGCGTTCTTCCTCATCGACCAGCCGCTGGATGAGAAGACGGGCCACTCACTCCAGCTGTCCACGCAGAGCCTGCTGATGGACAGCATCCGGAAGATCGACGAGATGGCGCACTTCCGGAAGCGCATCCCCCACGGCCGGCTGTACGTGGCGCGCAAGCGTCCGTCCGACGGCAAGCTGGAGGAGGACGAGGACCGCGTGCTGGCGATGCTGGACGGGCGGCGCACGGTGCTGGAGCTGGGGCACGCGGCGCGGCTGTCCGAGTTCGACGTCACGAAGGTCGTCTTCCGCCTGCTGGAGGGCGGCTTCGCGGGGCTGACGGACAAGCCCGTGGGCGCTCCCGCCGCCGTCGCGACGCCGGAGAAGGCGGCCACGCCTCGCGCCACGCGTCCGCCGGTGCGCGCGGCGCCTCCGGTGGATGCCCGCCCCGTGGCGCGCGTCTTCAACTTCATCTTCCGGGAGATCCGCGACGAGGTGGCCCGCTCCGGCATGGACCGCGAGTTCATCGCGGCGGCCAACGCGGCGCTGGCCAACCAGGCGCTGTCGTCGTCGCCGGTGCTGGAGGGGCTGGCGTTCGCCGCGGACGGCAGCCTGCCGGAAGGCCGGTTGATGGAGGCCTTCGACAAGCACCGCGCCCACCTGGGCAGTGAGCCGCTGGCCTCGTTCCGCCAAGCGCTGAGCGACGTGATGTTCTTCCTGCTGTTCCAGGCGGGAGAGCTGCTGGAGTCGCGCGCGGACGAGGACCTGGCCCGCCGGGTGAAGGAACTCCTGGCCACGCTCGAGGCGCCGTGACGGACACCGGCTTCCCGAGGCTGACCGCGGGCGTGCCCGGGTGCGGTGGCGCGTTCAAGCTCACGCCCGAGGACTTCGAGGTGGAGGAGCTGCCCGCGTACCTGCCGTCCGGCGAGGGCACGCACCTGTACCTCTGGGTGGAGAAGCGCGGCCGGGACACGCGTGAAGTCGTGCGCGCGCTGGCGTCCGCGCTGGGCGTGCGCGAGGACGACATCGGCTCGGCGGGGATGAAGGACCGGCAGGCCGTGACGCGGCAGTGGCTGTCCGTGCCCGCGAACGCGGAAGCGCGCGTGCCGGAGTTCGCGCTCGACGGCGTCCGCGCGCTGGAGGTGAAGCGGCACGGCAACAAGCTGCGCACCGGCCACCTCAAGGGAAACCGCTTCACGCTGCGGCTGCGCGGCGTGAAGGACCTGGGCGCTGCGCGCGAGTCCTTCTCGCGGCTGTCCGCGCAGGGCGTGCCCAACTACTTCGGAGAGCAGCGCTTCGGACGGGCCGGTGACAACGCGGACCTGGGCCGGATGCTGCTGCTGGGACAGCGGCTGCCGAAGCGGCCGGACCGCTTCCAGCGCAAGCTGTACCTGTCCGCCTTCCAGTCGCGCCTCTTCAACCAGGCGCTGGCCGCGCGGCTCGAGGCGGGCACCTTCGCCACGGCGCTCCTGGGCGACGTGCTGCGCAAGGAGGAGACGGGCGGCCTCTTCGTGTGCGAGGCGCCGGACGTGGACGGCCCTCGCGTCGCCGCGTTCGAGGTGAGCCCCGCGGGCCCCATGTTCGGTCCGAAGATGACCGCGTCGAAGGGCGAGGTAGCGGAGGCCGAGGCCCGGCTGCTCACCGACGCGGGTGTCACGCTGAGCGACTTCCAGCGCGGCGGCGACGAGACGGAGGGCACCCGCCGTCCGTACCGCGTGCGGCTGGGTGCTCCGGACCTCACGGTGGACGGCGAGGACGCGCTGCTCACGTTCGAGCTGCCGCGCGGCGCCTACGCCACCGAAGTGCTGCACGAGCTGCTCAAGGACGGCTGAGCATCACCCCCTGAAACGACCGCGCCTCCCTGAGCGTGAAGCCCGGGGAGGCGCGTAGCGGAACCGCTTGTCCCGCTCCGTCTTGGGCGGAGCGGGTGGGGCGTCACGTCACTGCCGGATGACGTTGAACTCCGTGCGGCGGTTGAGCGCGCGGCCCGCCTTCGTGTTGTTCGGCGCCACGGGCTTCGTCTCGCCGAAGCCCACGGCCTCCATGCGGCCGGGGTCGATGCCGCGCTTGAGCAGCTGCGCCATCACCGCGTCCGCGCGCTTCTGGGACAGCTTCAGGTTGGCCGTGTCGTTGCCCATCGAGTCGGTGTGGCCCTCGATGCGCATCTTGCGGATCCACGGCGCGTCCTTCAGCGCCTGCGCCACTTCATCCAGGATGGTGGTGCTCTGCTTGCCGATGATCTTCGCGGAGCCGGTGCCGAAGAGGATCTGCTTCTTGATCTCAATCCGGTCCTTCTTGACGATGACCATCTTGTACTGCTTGGCGCACCCGCGCTCCTCCTTCACGCCCGGGTCGTCAGGGCACGCATCCAGGCGGTCCACGATGCCGTCGCTGTCGCGGTCCGGATCCGGGCAGCCGCCGTTCTCCTGCGGGCCGGACTCATTCGGGCACTTGTCCTGCGCGTCGGGCACGCCGTCGCTGTCGTTGTCCAGGTCCGGGCAGCCGTCGTCGTCCTGGAAGCCGTCCTTGTCCTCGGGCTCGTCCGGGCACTTGTCCTTGTCGTCGTTGAGCCCGTCGCCGTCCTTGTCCACGATGGGGCAGCCCAGGTTCTGGAGCGGACCCGCGTCGTTGGGGCACTTGTCCGTGCCGTCCACGATGCCGTCCAGGTCGTTGTCCATCTCCGGGCAGCCGTCGTCGTCCTGGAAGCCGTCCTTGTCCTCCGGCTGATCCGGGCACTTGTCGGCGTTGTCGAGCACGCCGTCGCCGTCGCGGTCCTTGGGGGCCTCCGGCGGGCAGCCGTTGTTCTCCGCCACGCCGGGGATGAGCGGGCACTTGTCCGCCGCGTCCAGCACGCCGTCGCCGTCGTTGTCCGTGTCCGGGCAGCCGTCCTGGTCCTGGAAGCCGTCCACGTCCTCGGCCTGCTCGGGGCAGGGGTCGTCCTTGTCGAGCACGCCGTCGCCGTCGCTGTCCGTCTCCTCGATGCTCACCACCACCTGCTGCTGGGGCTGGGCGGGCTGCTGAGGCTGGTCCGGCTGCTGCGGCGTCTCCGGACGGTCGCGCACCAGCACCTGGCGCGGGCCGCAGTTCTTGGACAGCTCCAGGGCGCGCTTCACCGCGGAGTCGGCGTCGCGCACGTGCTGGGCGGCACGCGAGCTGTTGCCCTGGCTGAGCTCTCCGCGGGCGAAGTCGAGGTTGGCCTCCGCGGCGGCCAGCTCCGCGGGGGCGCAACGCAGGGCGCCGCCCCGGCGGGCGCGCTCCACGTCGGCGGTGAGGACCTCGGTGTCAGCGCGGATCTTGTTGCCGCTGACGCAGGCGAGGGAGGTCAACAGCAGGGTGAAAAGCGCGGACTGGGTCAGACGCTTCATCGGGGAGCGCTCGGGCGTCACGGGTTCTGGGGGCGGCCCTGGGAGTCGCCGCTGTTGGCCGCGGACATGGCCTTCTCCCGCGCCTCGTTGGCGAAGCGCGAGGCCTTCACGGCGAAGTCCACACCGGCCTGGTAGTCCGAATAGCCGACCTCCTCCCGCGCCTTCTGCAGGTAGAGGTTGGCGGCCGTCCACTCGTAGGGGGCTTCCTTCTCCGCCCCGGCGGTGCGCGCGGCCTGGATCTGCACCTCCGCGTCGAGGATGTTGGACGTGGACTTCACGGGGCCACATGCGGTCAGCACGCCCGCGAACGCCAACAGGAGCGACTGCTTCGTCATCACAGGGGCCTCGGTCGACAGAGCGGAGGGAGACTGGTCGGCGGTCGTATCAATCGCCTCCGGGGGGGTCAAGAATCGGGCGGTTGGCGTGAAGCAGGGAGCCGGGCGGGAGGGGTGGACTTTGACGGCGGCGGCCGTGCTTGCCACCATGGGCGCCCCTGTGCGTCCTCCGTCCGTCCGTGCCCTGCTCGTCGTGCTGCTGTTGCCCCTGACCGGCCTCGCCGGGCCGGGGTCCGCGTCCAAGAAGGCCCAGAGCCGCGCGGAGGCGGACACCGTCCTCGCCCAGGTGGCCAACGGCGCCCCCGTCCCCACCGCCACCTCGCGCCTGCGCTTCCTGCGGGAGGAGGCCTACGCGGCCGAGGAGATTGGCCCGCTCCTGCGCACCACCTACGAGGAGCGCACCCGCCGCAACCT comes from the Corallococcus macrosporus genome and includes:
- a CDS encoding GatB/YqeY domain-containing protein, whose product is MTTLKERLTADLKDAMKAKDELTLSVVRMLKSAVKYKEVEPGASELDDAGIQQVIATLIKQRRDSVEQFKAGGRPELAEKEEQEISVLQRYLPQQLTPAELTAAVQAAIAEVGAKGPKDMGAVMKNVNPKVQGKAEGKAISEEVKAQLARLS
- the rpsU gene encoding 30S ribosomal protein S21 — encoded protein: MPGIRVKEGESIESALKRFKKATEKAGILSEIRKREHYEKPSVKRKKKALAAKKRAVKKARKSY
- a CDS encoding HEAT repeat domain-containing protein; translation: MFRLLLLVLLLAASPSRAGTVASECWASCRRHVEDPSLRARTCGACVTGGRVDSWVASLGTGGAEAQRALESALQDGSWRVRWAAVRTGARSRGLTERRALADWIMDTPPDADLGACLTAVRAAADTGRSTADFLREAGARGPSAAARVWAKRDAVRQSLSLEMFSQEPSVRLPALLHLATFQGRSATRVVLDAVASRPVAGDAVMAELLSAVAERQRASVGRLLLTEAKPPDEAAINRLFAVYSRELDALRPELSAGDVQRRRTAVATLRRYGPLAKRELEAALGDEDARIRELAARGLAESAGKPLRDVALQGVKDAETAEAARPWLGAMAHEKGCHTFLRDVAEGRNARTPEVQGEAVAFLGDCSDGSPPTRRLAPFLASNVTPVRAGAVRALGTLPLNGEAMALAAKALEDGAPEVVVAALDVLSAYRQPSRGDEAAGLLASDHPVVRAAAARALEFVGRTAHVRVLAERLRTDVVADVRVAAARSLSALGGPQAVAALSEAAAHDADTHVKHVSEEGLRRLGFGR
- a CDS encoding GGDEF domain-containing protein → MSEEKTSVHSISDLLGSAQQQSAYLIVISAKSAAGIGRMFKLDRSEVVLGRSSEAQFQVEDDGISRKHAKVVAIGDGRFQLVDLGSTNGTYLNGLKVSAAPLYDGDKIQIGSNTVLKFSIQDALEEQYQRSIYESATRDGLTRVYNKKYFMETVRKEFAYCLRHRVPLSLVLFDVDHFKRINDVYGHPAGDFVLTRIAQRVADTVRTEDLLARYGGEEFALMLRESAEDAALACAERCRVAVDRADFIFSGTPIKVTISLGVATLLDSDFSQPEDLISAADKYLYRAKHAGRNRVDAKAISGP
- a CDS encoding asparaginase, producing the protein MPRVLLLHTGGTLGMAGGRPSALRPAAFFKTLRKRAPELFQLADIELELFSNLDSSEMQPELWSRMAVHLHRRLQDFDGAVVTHGTDTLAFTASALSFMLRNPPCPVVLTGSQRPLGEIRSDARLNLIDAVLSALQGPREVTICFDSHLYRGNRTRKVKVAEYDAFESPNFPVLGTLGVDATFEKGLPSRGPFRLHEKLDPRVFLLKVYPGLDPALPLQLLPHVKGLVVEAYGAGNVPIAPELGRSLLPLFVQARERGIPVLVVSQAYRNGVDLTLYESGAKALAEGAVGGADMTPSAALVKLMQGLAEHPRGGEALSRFLRTPVAGELSVGRPTVPPPEKNRRRPARVGRVG
- a CDS encoding thioredoxin domain-containing protein, which produces MLLPRWKRVAPVLAAATLMGAGCTKSAEVPATAKAPPPAANPAAAPAAAPAAPPAAEAPSSDPAQALTGIPGMDFSALPPAAKRELATVFSDEFCYCGCPHSLGACLKQHTPCKHAKRMARLSARLVAEGGPASEVIVTLSKYYASFREPRVQLKVDPRMCQGDANAPVTVAEFSDFECPFCGKARPILEGFAKKHPSEVRFCYLPFPLSMHPNAVPAAQAVLWARDQGKFWQMHDALFGQQENLKPEALPALAKSVGLDGDKLAAVLKTDQYKNEIEGFQAQGRMASINSTPSVFFNGRAYELGFQEGQLEHSMEDEVEWRANNNAWAAD
- a CDS encoding DUF4388 domain-containing protein, which encodes MSQRFRIDGATRLVPEDRSGIPALAGRSGTYALMPTAPDLLVFSRTPPEGGSIPTPRVVLSGDAGGFPLSDLIAFLSQSRWSGVIRVHTPGGERSLTLREGEVRGATSEEPADRLGEVLVRLGYADRAQVEAVLREQSPSKLGRALVEKGVLQAHDLFKCVTHQVSEIFHAIVLCREGAFFLIDQPLDEKTGHSLQLSTQSLLMDSIRKIDEMAHFRKRIPHGRLYVARKRPSDGKLEEDEDRVLAMLDGRRTVLELGHAARLSEFDVTKVVFRLLEGGFAGLTDKPVGAPAAVATPEKAATPRATRPPVRAAPPVDARPVARVFNFIFREIRDEVARSGMDREFIAAANAALANQALSSSPVLEGLAFAADGSLPEGRLMEAFDKHRAHLGSEPLASFRQALSDVMFFLLFQAGELLESRADEDLARRVKELLATLEAP
- the truD gene encoding tRNA pseudouridine(13) synthase TruD; the protein is MTDTGFPRLTAGVPGCGGAFKLTPEDFEVEELPAYLPSGEGTHLYLWVEKRGRDTREVVRALASALGVREDDIGSAGMKDRQAVTRQWLSVPANAEARVPEFALDGVRALEVKRHGNKLRTGHLKGNRFTLRLRGVKDLGAARESFSRLSAQGVPNYFGEQRFGRAGDNADLGRMLLLGQRLPKRPDRFQRKLYLSAFQSRLFNQALAARLEAGTFATALLGDVLRKEETGGLFVCEAPDVDGPRVAAFEVSPAGPMFGPKMTASKGEVAEAEARLLTDAGVTLSDFQRGGDETEGTRRPYRVRLGAPDLTVDGEDALLTFELPRGAYATEVLHELLKDG
- a CDS encoding OmpA family protein; the protein is MKRLTQSALFTLLLTSLACVSGNKIRADTEVLTADVERARRGGALRCAPAELAAAEANLDFARGELSQGNSSRAAQHVRDADSAVKRALELSKNCGPRQVLVRDRPETPQQPDQPQQPAQPQQQVVVSIEETDSDGDGVLDKDDPCPEQAEDVDGFQDQDGCPDTDNDGDGVLDAADKCPLIPGVAENNGCPPEAPKDRDGDGVLDNADKCPDQPEDKDGFQDDDGCPEMDNDLDGIVDGTDKCPNDAGPLQNLGCPIVDKDGDGLNDDKDKCPDEPEDKDGFQDDDGCPDLDNDSDGVPDAQDKCPNESGPQENGGCPDPDRDSDGIVDRLDACPDDPGVKEERGCAKQYKMVIVKKDRIEIKKQILFGTGSAKIIGKQSTTILDEVAQALKDAPWIRKMRIEGHTDSMGNDTANLKLSQKRADAVMAQLLKRGIDPGRMEAVGFGETKPVAPNNTKAGRALNRRTEFNVIRQ
- a CDS encoding DUF4398 domain-containing protein, with the translated sequence MTKQSLLLAFAGVLTACGPVKSTSNILDAEVQIQAARTAGAEKEAPYEWTAANLYLQKAREEVGYSDYQAGVDFAVKASRFANEAREKAMSAANSGDSQGRPQNP